Proteins co-encoded in one Paracrocinitomix mangrovi genomic window:
- a CDS encoding YHYH protein: MKSIIFIVSILISSLTFAHGRGHHNHENVELKTWTFDDGTSIEGAFSLAKEGKVYIETANHAVVAYPTESLVQEDEDFVQAKIEEVEKLNSMTLTINKKESTSEDTSESSALPVWVYVLLGLIVVLQLMLLLRKSGRKKLTLSASMLVLLGLTATVAACKKKGCTDPLAENYSEKAKKDDGSCTYQFTYSASPNANVISAMEAAFAPYAPHVSYSNDGTTFFVEADAIANHDMMKGITAWIDQFPIYQKMNGSNSWQIPIQPEYSSAGYNIEEHFRKYAIGVAANGIAIFNPFNATGEISADIGELDEFGGHAGTGDDYHYHLPPTHLDGGSSPTIIAYALDGFPVYGSLEPDGTPMQDLDPLYHGHEIDGNFHYHGTTTYPYMVNTFRGMVGIENAQDAPYDQITPQPSTQNFRGNPYGLSGGASSTLIDSCVANGMGNGYTLYYTLNGSDKKMVEYHWVAGPTDTITLNFYHDTQGTLDQTQVWTR, translated from the coding sequence ATGAAATCAATAATATTTATAGTATCAATTTTAATATCCTCGCTTACGTTCGCGCATGGAAGAGGTCATCACAATCATGAAAATGTCGAACTAAAAACGTGGACATTTGATGATGGAACTTCTATAGAAGGTGCGTTTAGTTTAGCGAAAGAGGGAAAAGTATATATTGAAACTGCTAATCATGCAGTAGTGGCGTATCCAACCGAATCTCTAGTTCAGGAAGATGAAGATTTTGTTCAGGCTAAAATTGAAGAAGTTGAAAAACTAAATTCAATGACCTTAACAATAAATAAAAAAGAATCAACTTCTGAGGATACATCTGAATCTTCAGCTTTACCTGTTTGGGTTTATGTTTTATTGGGATTAATTGTTGTATTGCAATTGATGCTGTTGCTGAGAAAATCAGGTAGAAAAAAGCTTACTTTATCTGCTTCAATGCTGGTTTTATTAGGACTAACAGCTACAGTTGCAGCTTGTAAGAAAAAGGGATGTACTGATCCATTAGCAGAAAATTACAGTGAAAAGGCTAAGAAAGATGATGGATCTTGTACTTATCAGTTTACTTACTCTGCAAGTCCAAACGCTAATGTAATCAGTGCAATGGAAGCGGCTTTTGCTCCATATGCTCCGCACGTTTCTTATTCAAATGACGGTACGACGTTTTTTGTTGAGGCTGATGCGATTGCTAATCACGATATGATGAAGGGAATTACAGCATGGATTGATCAATTTCCGATTTATCAAAAAATGAATGGTTCAAATTCATGGCAAATTCCAATTCAACCTGAATATTCTTCAGCTGGATATAACATTGAAGAGCACTTTAGAAAGTATGCTATCGGAGTTGCGGCAAATGGAATTGCTATTTTCAATCCATTTAATGCTACTGGTGAAATATCTGCAGATATAGGTGAGTTGGATGAGTTTGGTGGACATGCCGGAACAGGAGATGATTACCACTATCATTTACCTCCAACTCATTTGGATGGTGGAAGTTCACCAACAATTATTGCCTATGCTTTAGATGGATTCCCTGTTTATGGATCTTTAGAGCCTGATGGAACGCCAATGCAAGATTTGGATCCACTTTATCACGGTCATGAAATTGATGGAAATTTCCATTATCACGGAACAACAACTTACCCATACATGGTAAATACTTTCAGAGGAATGGTTGGAATTGAAAATGCGCAAGACGCACCTTATGATCAAATTACGCCGCAACCATCTACTCAAAATTTCAGAGGTAATCCTTATGGTTTATCAGGAGGAGCATCAAGTACCTTAATTGATTCTTGTGTGGCCAATGGAATGGGTAATGGATATACTTTGTACTATACATTGAATGGTTCAGATAAAAAGATGGTTGAATATCATTGGGTAGCTGGTCCAACAGACACCATTA
- a CDS encoding YbhB/YbcL family Raf kinase inhibitor-like protein, which translates to MKKLPLLLLFAGMSVLSSCKKKGCTDINASNYSAEAEKDDKSCQYDFYLRSDAIDENGELMADYKCEDKVNGIEASIPLKWGNVPDGTGSMAIIMQHFPNPNDQSQANSYLLLWDISPSVTEMPHGTADDGPWFMGSNKDGDYISYTSPCSPDPGTHAYEIILYALSETPASLPAQSDISVDWQTLKDAIATVTVIDTAVLEFNDVN; encoded by the coding sequence ATGAAAAAATTACCATTGTTATTATTATTTGCCGGAATGTCGGTTTTGTCATCTTGTAAAAAGAAAGGATGTACTGACATCAACGCCTCAAACTACTCTGCAGAAGCTGAAAAAGATGACAAAAGTTGCCAATACGATTTTTATTTAAGAAGTGATGCTATTGATGAAAATGGAGAGTTGATGGCAGATTATAAATGCGAAGATAAAGTAAATGGAATCGAGGCTTCTATTCCATTAAAATGGGGAAATGTTCCTGACGGAACTGGATCTATGGCAATTATAATGCAGCATTTTCCAAATCCAAATGATCAATCACAAGCTAATAGTTATCTGTTGCTTTGGGATATCAGTCCTTCTGTAACTGAAATGCCTCATGGAACTGCTGATGATGGACCTTGGTTTATGGGATCAAATAAAGATGGAGATTACATTTCATATACATCACCATGTTCGCCAGATCCGGGTACACATGCTTATGAAATAATACTTTATGCTTTGTCAGAAACACCGGCATCATTGCCTGCACAAAGCGATATTTCTGTTGATTGGCAAACATTGAAAGATGCAATTGCGACAGTAACAGTGATAGACACAGCAGTTTTAGAATTTAATGACGTAAACTAA
- a CDS encoding tetratricopeptide repeat protein has protein sequence MNEITETGDLNASSRLECLQIYEDGIQLVDTLSPLSEARAYLYFNYSKFLHKIGDVDEALRYGLLVNEIVEDPDYKGEKYYIYNELGKVYIKLGDPEKAVEIEKHGLNLKIEESKVSGNQDYHYLFNELGLTYFGIGQYDSAIHYYNKAIYSDFPFNNHFNFVLLENKAEALIKNGAISEARIVIDTLKNHAGRFDQQRRNINYYLLESELYLAKGNLQLSGNYLKLAYDSLVVSKERYEHNIWRRYLNNNNHYYTLLGDPHLLSKNELKLSQFEDSLDVIKERMVAQSRSVHLDQIIQNQQLIEEQHLSVLKQEKLENKNKSLLLIVAVLGILVLMILGTLVYRAYSLKKKMNRELSKELGDTIDLKDELKETLKYKEGDIQSLHHHLSESSEQVQKLKETLKRINNTTDLKEKERILMDFMIDVRQNIWTLESNEEMLSQIDQINEKFKNSLLQKYPDLTKGELQYCCFIKAGLSNADIAAKKNTSLNTVKTAKHRLKKKLELDKSDSLENFILSW, from the coding sequence ATGAATGAGATTACTGAAACAGGTGATCTTAATGCATCAAGTAGATTGGAATGTCTTCAAATTTATGAAGATGGAATTCAGTTGGTTGATACTTTATCTCCATTGTCTGAAGCACGGGCATATCTCTATTTCAATTATTCAAAGTTTCTACATAAAATTGGAGATGTAGATGAAGCGTTACGCTATGGTTTGCTTGTAAATGAAATAGTAGAAGACCCGGACTACAAAGGTGAAAAATATTATATCTATAATGAGTTAGGCAAAGTTTATATCAAATTAGGAGATCCAGAAAAAGCTGTAGAAATTGAAAAGCATGGGCTTAACCTTAAAATTGAGGAATCAAAAGTTTCAGGTAATCAGGATTATCATTATTTATTCAATGAGCTCGGATTAACATATTTTGGTATTGGGCAGTATGACAGTGCCATTCATTATTATAACAAAGCCATCTATTCTGATTTTCCTTTTAACAACCATTTCAACTTTGTTTTACTTGAAAATAAAGCTGAAGCATTGATAAAAAACGGAGCTATTTCAGAAGCAAGAATTGTAATTGATACTTTAAAGAATCATGCAGGTAGATTTGACCAGCAAAGGAGGAATATCAATTATTATTTACTTGAATCTGAATTGTATTTGGCAAAAGGTAATCTTCAATTATCGGGTAATTATTTAAAGCTTGCATATGACTCTTTGGTTGTTTCAAAGGAGCGGTATGAACACAATATTTGGAGAAGATATCTAAATAATAACAATCATTATTACACGCTTTTGGGTGATCCACATCTTCTGTCTAAAAATGAATTAAAGTTAAGCCAGTTTGAAGATAGTTTAGATGTGATAAAGGAGCGAATGGTGGCACAAAGTAGAAGTGTTCATCTAGATCAAATAATTCAAAATCAACAATTGATAGAAGAACAGCACCTATCTGTTCTGAAGCAGGAAAAATTGGAAAACAAAAATAAATCACTTTTGTTAATTGTTGCTGTTTTAGGAATTCTGGTTCTAATGATCCTGGGTACACTTGTGTATCGTGCCTATAGTTTGAAAAAGAAAATGAATAGGGAACTGAGTAAGGAATTGGGAGATACAATTGACTTAAAGGATGAGCTAAAAGAAACACTGAAGTACAAAGAAGGGGATATTCAAAGTCTGCATCATCATCTTTCTGAAAGTTCTGAACAGGTTCAAAAATTAAAGGAGACGCTAAAAAGAATTAATAACACTACAGACCTAAAAGAAAAAGAAAGAATCCTGATGGATTTTATGATTGATGTGCGTCAAAATATATGGACCCTTGAATCAAATGAAGAGATGTTATCTCAGATTGACCAGATCAATGAGAAGTTTAAAAATAGTTTACTTCAAAAATATCCGGACCTTACAAAAGGTGAGCTGCAATATTGTTGTTTTATAAAAGCCGGTTTGTCAAATGCAGACATAGCAGCCAAGAAAAACACCTCTTTAAATACTGTAAAAACTGCTAAACACAGGTTAAAAAAGAAATTGGAATTGGATAAGTCTGACAGTTTAGAAAATTTTATTTTATCCTGGTAG
- a CDS encoding tetratricopeptide repeat protein → MGYKYLGTAYLYQGKMDSALNNFEKAVPFESEVEPKERAAIRNNLAITLQKLGRLDDSFKYYSESLTISKSINDSIGIARSCFNIGTYYRVKSQFNFAILYFDESLKIYSLLNEKASVSQVLNSLGLIKKTLKDYKKALDIFHECLEIRLELNDNKGVMDVENNIAATYIDLKDYESALMHQKVSLQLAEQFNSVSMLAGSYTNLGIIYKELGDSEQALQHYENAIELFNKIDNKRGLLTCYTNLGLLQIELNQFNLAEANLKKAKNIANSLESIESIVKIDRGLSDLYSRTGKCKEALENYVELDALTDSIFSLESAKQLADVQEKYETAKKNEAIQALQTKSELDEQRREIQKQKIQLLVIALIAVLMLVMFLFARIRFKKKWHEKEKEQMILKEAISKQELEMKNRKLTAFAAETLQKNSFIDELSELFDEINADAQLSEEHLNKYKELLKNNKQEKDNWETFKVHFENVHPEFFQRLQMSYPKFTQNDLRICAYIKMGLVNKEIASLMNIAPASVKMSKTRIKKKMDLDENTDLTDKILLIT, encoded by the coding sequence ATGGGATACAAGTATTTAGGAACCGCGTATTTGTATCAAGGAAAAATGGATAGTGCTTTGAATAATTTTGAAAAGGCTGTCCCATTTGAAAGTGAAGTGGAACCTAAAGAAAGAGCTGCAATCAGAAATAATTTAGCTATTACGCTTCAAAAGTTAGGTCGGTTAGATGATAGTTTTAAGTACTATTCTGAATCTTTGACAATTAGTAAATCGATTAATGATAGTATTGGAATTGCCAGATCATGTTTTAATATAGGAACCTATTACCGAGTAAAAAGTCAGTTCAATTTTGCCATACTTTATTTTGATGAATCCCTAAAAATCTATTCATTATTAAATGAAAAGGCTTCTGTATCGCAAGTATTGAACTCACTTGGTTTAATAAAGAAAACCTTAAAAGATTATAAGAAGGCATTGGATATTTTTCATGAATGTCTTGAGATTAGACTTGAGTTGAATGACAATAAAGGAGTCATGGATGTTGAAAATAATATTGCAGCAACATACATTGATCTTAAAGATTATGAATCGGCATTAATGCACCAGAAGGTGAGTTTACAACTAGCAGAACAATTTAACAGTGTAAGCATGTTGGCAGGTTCGTATACGAATCTGGGGATAATTTATAAGGAACTGGGAGACAGCGAACAAGCACTTCAACATTACGAAAATGCAATAGAACTATTTAATAAAATAGATAACAAACGAGGTTTATTGACTTGTTATACGAATTTGGGTTTGCTTCAAATTGAATTAAATCAATTCAATTTAGCCGAAGCCAATTTGAAAAAGGCCAAAAACATTGCTAATTCTCTTGAATCAATAGAGTCAATAGTAAAGATTGATAGAGGTTTAAGTGATCTTTATTCGAGAACTGGAAAGTGTAAAGAGGCACTTGAAAACTATGTTGAGCTTGATGCTTTGACTGATTCAATTTTCAGTTTAGAATCTGCTAAACAGCTTGCAGATGTTCAGGAAAAATATGAAACGGCCAAAAAAAATGAAGCTATTCAAGCCCTGCAGACTAAATCAGAACTTGATGAACAAAGGCGGGAGATTCAAAAGCAAAAAATTCAATTATTAGTAATCGCATTAATTGCTGTTCTAATGCTAGTTATGTTCCTTTTTGCAAGAATTAGATTCAAGAAAAAATGGCATGAGAAAGAGAAAGAACAAATGATCCTAAAAGAAGCTATTTCAAAGCAAGAGCTGGAAATGAAGAACCGTAAATTAACTGCATTTGCTGCCGAAACGCTTCAAAAGAATAGTTTTATTGATGAACTTAGTGAGCTTTTTGATGAGATTAATGCTGATGCTCAATTATCTGAAGAGCACTTAAACAAATACAAAGAGTTACTCAAAAACAATAAACAAGAAAAGGATAATTGGGAAACTTTCAAGGTCCATTTTGAAAATGTACATCCTGAATTTTTTCAAAGACTACAAATGTCATATCCTAAATTCACACAAAATGATCTAAGGATTTGTGCTTATATCAAAATGGGATTAGTAAATAAAGAAATCGCAAGTTTAATGAACATTGCTCCGGCTAGTGTAAAAATGTCAAAGACAAGAATTAAAAAGAAGATGGATCTAGATGAAAATACTGATCTGACAGATAAAATTTTGCTTATCACGTAG
- the yiaA gene encoding inner membrane protein YiaA, translating to MENQNDKIESLNFERAKEKKPSYNPSKPTPAFIGASWAALGIGLISYNIGLWNAAMSLNEKGYYFTIILFGLFSVISVQKSVRDKAEGIPVTDIYYGISWFTTIASITLLVIGLRHADLLLSEKGFYGMSFTLALFSAVAVQKNIRDTKAFNEL from the coding sequence ATGGAAAATCAAAATGATAAAATTGAAAGTTTAAACTTTGAAAGAGCGAAAGAAAAAAAACCAAGTTATAACCCCTCTAAACCAACCCCGGCTTTTATTGGTGCTTCCTGGGCAGCTTTAGGCATAGGATTAATTTCTTACAATATTGGGTTATGGAATGCTGCCATGTCTTTGAATGAAAAAGGGTATTATTTTACCATCATTTTATTTGGACTCTTCTCTGTGATATCAGTTCAAAAAAGTGTTAGAGACAAAGCTGAAGGTATACCTGTTACTGACATATACTATGGGATCAGCTGGTTTACTACTATTGCGTCAATAACGCTGTTGGTAATTGGATTACGCCATGCAGACTTGCTGTTGAGTGAAAAGGGATTTTATGGCATGTCTTTTACACTGGCACTTTTTTCTGCAGTAGCCGTCCAGAAAAACATTCGGGACACCAAAGCCTTTAATGAACTCTAA
- a CDS encoding MFS transporter, with amino-acid sequence MDYKKLNNLIGWSVFAIATLVYFGTLEPTTSLWDCGEYITTAYKLEVGHPPGAPLFMMLGRLFTMFTSAENAALMINGMSALSSAFTILFLFWSITMIAKKIVLNPEVSLFKRGGDEDEDKPKEKKELTSGYIWAILGSGIIGGLAYAFTDSFWFSAVEGEVYAMSSFFTAIVVWAILKWDNEWQEKEDDPEGYTKNPDRWLIFIFFMIGLSIGVHLLNLLAIPAMAYVYYFRKVKKSTIGGFIVTGIIGLIVLVLVQNIIIPKTIQLASLVELGFVNDLGLPFNSGAIFLFMAISGLIVGGIMVTRKNTSSDTPMLLVYSALCLLSGMLNSSSLLFGFIIGLVLIGIFFVVYYAAEKNLEMAIVVSALGIVLGLIVWHMWMKKIDKDVLKRNIKVGMNKFFYSLAMLYVGYSCFAMIVIRSNADTPLDENNPENLVSLQAYLQREQYGDWPILYGQYFTAKANPREEWADLNDVYQRRYVVSTKSGQELKGFKTEGEATAYAATVNGDIEEKYYQTFSGKNSKPTFDSEHSTFFPRMYSSEDRHINGYQSWSGHKGARVPTMGENLTYFFNYQVDWMYWRYFMWNFSGRQSDEQGHGGPRDGNWISGLNFIDKHHIGDQTKAPAFITENPSNNKFYMLPLILGLIGFIFTLTKATKSWWIIFLLFLMTGLAIIIYLNQKPYEPRERDYAYAASFYAFAFYIGLSVLALFDAFKNMQWKELAYIVGITGGLGVVFAITDKTASLSMLYMTGVIAGLYSVFIALRSTLKKEAGAAILATLILLPVPGIMGSEGWDDHDRSDRYTARALAYNYLISCDDNAIVYTNGDNDTFPLWYLQEVEGIKTSVRVCNLSLLNTDWYTEQMTRKAYDSEALPISFTEEQYRQHGHLDYLYVFGTNELTMGSSTMSEKWKKITDKKIESNPELFANAFRTAVTSLKPILAQSKIPEMLPEFYNSFDSFDSTNTYYEFRNFVFKLVYDADEENGQQVSKYGLSENARQSAYNVLIQFNDAFDYLPADYAMAYLGDENNLEDKGVFILPSKGLTVNVDKEKVLANGIVSEEDADKVVDEIQWKLNKSTIYKADLMILDMVAHFDWDRPIYFASSASSTTYLGLQKYFYSEGLVYKLVPIDISQGRNPNSLGQINEPVYRSNLMEVFEWGNMDKEGILVDYYTRRLTNNYRVQFSVLADYYVEQIDKATQLVSMLEQVKAQDGPAEQVVKTPLGDFVRGEIDAEMAKAQSIIDSNSVKITSLLQKSFEVMPEANVPFGRVIPSYVQAFFAAGDEENGMMYADKMFGIFEEDIDYYLSVDPEFSLPMIQDFFDSYRGVFSLYQTVSVYSSDEAYQTTVGERFYNITMKVQAGLNPIRRTKPNGSARVNATFDSFFCTYKQLYNSLGLTNYDNSLCPDAIPGL; translated from the coding sequence ATGGATTACAAAAAACTGAATAACCTTATTGGTTGGAGCGTGTTTGCTATCGCTACCCTTGTTTACTTTGGAACACTTGAGCCAACCACGAGTCTTTGGGATTGTGGGGAGTATATCACAACAGCATATAAATTAGAAGTTGGTCACCCTCCGGGAGCTCCACTATTTATGATGCTTGGTAGATTATTTACCATGTTCACCTCAGCTGAAAATGCTGCCTTGATGATCAACGGAATGTCTGCATTGAGTAGTGCATTCACCATCTTATTCTTATTCTGGTCAATCACAATGATTGCAAAGAAGATAGTTTTAAATCCAGAAGTTTCTTTGTTTAAAAGAGGTGGAGATGAAGATGAGGACAAACCAAAAGAGAAAAAAGAACTTACTTCAGGCTATATCTGGGCTATATTAGGTAGTGGTATCATTGGTGGATTAGCATACGCTTTCACCGATTCATTCTGGTTTTCTGCTGTTGAGGGTGAGGTATATGCCATGTCATCATTCTTTACTGCTATTGTTGTTTGGGCCATTTTAAAATGGGACAATGAATGGCAAGAAAAAGAAGATGATCCTGAAGGATATACTAAAAACCCTGATCGTTGGTTGATATTCATCTTTTTCATGATTGGATTATCAATCGGTGTCCATTTATTGAACTTGTTGGCTATTCCGGCAATGGCCTATGTATACTACTTTAGAAAGGTAAAAAAATCTACAATAGGTGGATTTATTGTTACTGGTATTATAGGATTGATTGTATTGGTATTGGTTCAAAATATCATTATTCCTAAAACAATTCAGTTAGCCTCATTAGTTGAGCTAGGATTTGTAAATGATTTAGGACTTCCTTTTAACTCTGGAGCTATCTTCTTATTTATGGCTATCTCCGGCTTAATTGTAGGAGGAATTATGGTTACCCGCAAAAACACTAGTAGTGACACTCCAATGCTACTTGTTTACAGTGCATTGTGCCTGTTAAGCGGTATGTTAAACAGCAGTAGCTTGTTGTTCGGTTTCATTATTGGATTAGTGCTAATCGGAATTTTCTTTGTCGTGTATTATGCGGCAGAAAAGAATCTGGAAATGGCCATTGTTGTTTCTGCACTTGGAATTGTGCTAGGATTAATCGTATGGCACATGTGGATGAAGAAAATTGACAAGGATGTATTAAAGCGAAACATCAAAGTAGGAATGAACAAGTTCTTCTACAGTCTCGCAATGCTATATGTGGGATATTCGTGTTTTGCCATGATCGTAATTAGATCAAATGCCGATACTCCTTTAGATGAAAACAACCCTGAGAACCTTGTAAGTTTACAAGCTTATTTGCAACGTGAGCAATATGGTGACTGGCCTATATTATATGGACAGTACTTCACAGCAAAAGCAAATCCAAGAGAAGAATGGGCAGATCTTAATGATGTTTATCAAAGAAGATATGTTGTATCTACTAAAAGTGGACAAGAATTAAAAGGATTTAAAACTGAAGGTGAAGCAACAGCTTATGCTGCTACAGTAAATGGTGATATAGAGGAAAAATATTACCAAACTTTCTCAGGAAAAAATTCAAAACCAACATTTGACTCAGAGCACAGTACTTTCTTCCCAAGAATGTATAGTTCTGAAGACAGGCACATTAATGGCTATCAAAGTTGGTCAGGTCACAAAGGAGCTCGTGTTCCAACCATGGGTGAAAATTTAACTTACTTCTTTAATTATCAGGTTGATTGGATGTATTGGAGATATTTCATGTGGAATTTCTCTGGTAGACAATCAGATGAGCAAGGACATGGTGGGCCAAGAGATGGTAACTGGATATCCGGTCTTAATTTTATTGATAAACACCACATTGGAGATCAAACAAAAGCTCCGGCCTTTATCACAGAAAATCCGTCAAATAACAAGTTTTACATGTTGCCACTTATTTTGGGCTTAATTGGGTTTATTTTTACCCTAACTAAAGCGACAAAAAGTTGGTGGATCATATTCTTGTTGTTCTTAATGACAGGTTTAGCAATTATTATCTACCTGAATCAGAAACCATACGAACCAAGGGAGAGAGATTACGCTTATGCGGCATCCTTCTATGCTTTTGCTTTCTACATTGGTCTTTCAGTATTAGCCTTGTTTGATGCATTTAAAAATATGCAGTGGAAAGAGCTGGCCTATATTGTGGGAATCACAGGTGGTTTAGGTGTTGTATTTGCAATTACTGATAAAACTGCTTCATTGAGTATGCTTTATATGACAGGTGTAATTGCAGGACTCTACTCCGTCTTTATTGCCCTGCGAAGTACGCTCAAAAAAGAAGCAGGAGCGGCTATCTTAGCCACACTAATATTGTTACCTGTTCCAGGAATCATGGGATCTGAAGGATGGGATGATCACGACAGAAGTGACAGATACACTGCAAGAGCATTAGCTTATAACTACTTAATTAGCTGTGATGACAATGCAATTGTTTATACAAATGGAGATAACGATACGTTCCCTCTTTGGTACTTACAAGAGGTAGAAGGAATCAAAACTTCAGTTCGTGTATGTAACTTGAGCTTATTAAATACAGATTGGTATACTGAGCAAATGACGCGTAAAGCTTATGACTCAGAAGCATTGCCAATTTCATTTACTGAGGAACAATATAGACAACATGGTCATTTAGATTACTTGTATGTATTTGGAACAAATGAATTGACAATGGGTAGTTCAACTATGTCTGAAAAATGGAAAAAAATTACAGACAAGAAAATTGAATCAAACCCTGAATTATTTGCAAACGCATTTAGAACTGCGGTAACTTCATTGAAGCCAATTTTAGCACAGTCTAAAATTCCTGAAATGTTGCCTGAATTCTATAACAGTTTTGACAGTTTTGATTCTACGAACACTTACTATGAGTTCAGAAACTTTGTTTTCAAATTAGTATATGATGCTGATGAAGAAAATGGTCAACAAGTATCTAAATACGGTTTATCTGAAAATGCTAGACAATCAGCATACAATGTGTTGATTCAGTTCAATGATGCATTTGATTATTTACCTGCAGATTACGCTATGGCTTATTTAGGTGATGAAAACAACTTAGAAGACAAAGGAGTGTTTATTCTTCCATCAAAAGGTTTAACAGTTAATGTTGACAAAGAAAAAGTGTTAGCAAATGGAATTGTTAGCGAAGAGGATGCAGATAAAGTTGTAGATGAAATTCAATGGAAATTGAACAAGTCAACAATTTATAAAGCAGATTTGATGATCCTTGATATGGTTGCTCATTTTGATTGGGACAGACCTATTTACTTTGCAAGTTCAGCAAGCAGTACAACATACTTAGGACTTCAAAAGTATTTCTACTCTGAAGGATTGGTTTACAAATTGGTGCCAATTGATATCTCACAAGGAAGAAACCCTAATTCATTAGGTCAAATTAACGAGCCTGTTTACCGCAGCAATTTGATGGAAGTATTTGAATGGGGTAATATGGACAAAGAAGGTATTTTAGTTGATTACTACACGCGTAGATTGACCAACAATTACCGAGTACAGTTCAGTGTTCTTGCAGATTACTATGTTGAGCAAATTGACAAAGCTACTCAGTTGGTGAGCATGCTTGAGCAAGTAAAAGCACAAGATGGACCTGCAGAGCAAGTGGTTAAAACTCCTCTAGGTGATTTTGTAAGAGGTGAAATTGATGCTGAAATGGCGAAAGCTCAGTCTATCATTGACTCAAACTCTGTTAAAATCACATCATTGTTACAAAAGAGTTTTGAAGTAATGCCAGAAGCGAATGTACCTTTTGGTAGAGTAATTCCTTCATATGTTCAGGCATTCTTTGCAGCAGGTGATGAAGAAAACGGAATGATGTATGCTGATAAAATGTTCGGTATTTTTGAAGAGGATATAGACTATTATTTAAGTGTAGATCCAGAATTCTCTTTACCAATGATTCAAGATTTCTTTGATTCATACAGAGGAGTATTCTCATTGTATCAAACAGTATCTGTTTATAGTTCTGATGAAGCTTACCAAACAACTGTTGGTGAAAGATTCTACAACATTACAATGAAAGTACAAGCAGGATTAAATCCAATAAGAAGAACTAAACCAAATGGAAGTGCAAGAGTAAATGCAACATTTGATTCATTCTTCTGTACATACAAACAGCTTTATAATTCTTTAGGATTGACCAACTACGACAATTCTTTATGCCCTGATGCAATTCCGGGCTTATAA
- a CDS encoding polysaccharide deacetylase family protein: MQFRAYKIPKWPRRLFKGAIFDFASDAKTIYLTFDDGPHPETTPLLLDVLDQFNIKATFFCLGENVKDYPQLFQRILDKGHAIGNHAMNHIKGTMTNTNDYIKDVETATELINSKLFRPPYGKIKPSQFKALKQKGYRIIFWSIMAYDFDQNLSTDTFISKMQKLAYPGAIYVFHDNQKSIETIQNELPKVIEALIDDGYEFKKIEPELFS; the protein is encoded by the coding sequence ATGCAATTCCGGGCTTATAAAATACCAAAATGGCCCCGGAGACTTTTCAAAGGGGCCATTTTTGATTTTGCGTCTGATGCAAAAACAATTTACCTCACTTTTGATGACGGTCCTCATCCCGAAACAACCCCTTTATTGTTGGATGTACTAGACCAATTCAATATCAAAGCCACCTTTTTTTGCCTGGGTGAAAATGTAAAAGATTATCCACAATTATTTCAAAGGATTTTAGATAAAGGTCATGCAATTGGCAATCATGCCATGAACCATATCAAAGGAACCATGACCAACACTAATGATTATATCAAAGATGTTGAAACAGCAACTGAATTAATTAATTCAAAATTGTTCAGACCACCATATGGTAAAATTAAACCGTCACAATTTAAAGCCTTAAAGCAAAAGGGATATCGCATTATTTTTTGGTCAATTATGGCGTACGACTTTGATCAAAACTTAAGCACTGATACTTTTATCTCCAAAATGCAAAAACTAGCTTATCCAGGAGCCATTTACGTATTCCACGATAACCAAAAGTCGATTGAGACGATTCAAAATGAATTACCCAAAGTAATTGAAGCTTTGATAGATGATGGTTATGAATTTAAAAAAATTGAGCCCGAATTATTTTCCTAA